Within Coffea arabica cultivar ET-39 chromosome 4e, Coffea Arabica ET-39 HiFi, whole genome shotgun sequence, the genomic segment ACCCATGGCCCGGTCGGGCTCCGGACAGGCCGGGTAAGAGTTCAATTGAATGGCAGCATTTCCACCTTCAAAGGCTCCTTGAGGGCTAGCCCATTTCACCGCCTCCTCAGTTATGCCCAGTGACCCAAGAATTAACCACATCAGCTTCCCCGCGAGCTTTTTCATTTCCTTCTCGTACTCTTTAATTACAGTGCTGcagtaaaaattaaattaactgAAAGTTAATTGAAGAAGTTGTCTAAAGAAAAACAGCATGCCTTTTTGTATTCATTCAACAACAGACTAAGAGAAGAAGGGGCAAAAGGGAATCTTAATTTTAGGAATCTTATATATCTAGCTAAATTCCATATCTTAATTGTGGGACCATATCAACTTTGATATAGGTAATCTTTACCTATTGGATCTTATTGGATCAAGGAGATTGTCATGTACTTCACTCAACTGAAGTCCCAAATGGATAGtaaaaatcaccccaaaattcATCCCAAAAAAATTAGATGAACATATTCTACATTtgcaaaatggaaaatgaaaatcaatttATACACGTGCATGAGCAGGTAAGGATGGATATATACCAGAATTCATGGTAATCATGGGGCCAAAGTTGACGTGCATGTTCCAGTGGAGAACCAACAATGGTGAACCCTTCGGACCACATAAGTTTAGGGAAGAATGAAGAAATACGAGCGACTCCATAGCCAGAGACCCCCTCAGGGGAACGAGCAGCTTTAAGTTTTTGATGCATGGGGAGCGAGAAAAGTCCTTTTCCGGCAGACTCAATTTCCTCGAGCAAGTTCTTGGAGATGCCATGGTTTTTGACTTGGAAAACGCCCCATGTTTTGCATGCATGGCCGAGTAAATCTTGGGCATTTTTACCAGCCAGATCAACAACAGGAACCGTCTCAACGTTGAGTAATTCGCCACGAGGGTAGTCGTCCTTTGGCGGAGCCGTAGTCCATGCATGGGAGTCAGGTAACTTCTTGACTCTGCTTAAATCCAACTGTTTATGGTGGAAATAGAGAGGCTGAGCTCTCATGCTATCTGAAGCCCTTGATGGCATTGTTTATAGCTAGGTCAAGAAACAGGAAGATTTTAATTAGAAATTGATGTATGGAAGTTGCAATACTCCGGCAAGGGGCGGCGCTACGGGTGGAGGTGGAGGGACTAGGGAGACTTGTGATGTAAGTATCGTGTGAGAAGTGAGAAAGAATTGATGTTATGCAAGGGAATTGATGGTGTCTGCCTTGTATATTTATAGGGATGAGGGGAGAAGATGGTGACAAGGTGGGATACAAATAGTTGATCTATTGGAGATTATGGAGTAGCataatttttgttgtttttgttattatttttagtttactTTTTAGTGGTCTAGGGGTTATCAAATTTTGGAAGGGACAGAAGTGATAGAAGGTTAGGCAGTCATTTACTAATTTTGTAGTGGACAAGTGAAAGAACAAGTAAAGATAGACCATCATGTCCTACATGAAATATGAAGAAAAGTATAAATTGCCATCTCATCGCTCAAaacaataaattaaaataaaaaaaccaaaaaaaaaaaaagaaaggcatCTCATCTCACATTAACCAAGCTGCTATTCCATGAGAGGACTGAGGAAAGAGTCAATCTCTCTCCATGTGGCCGTGTCTTGTCTTCAAGTAGAAAAACATCTACATCACCCCCTTCACTGCTTGGTCTAGATCTCTCTTGGCTATAGGACAATGCATACTATTTTCCTATAGCTTTTCTTCTTTGTCCTTCTCTTCTCAGTTAAAAAATTGAGGATATAGGGATGCTAAAATTAATCACATGTACTAGTAGTTGATATCATGGTTATTCTGTC encodes:
- the LOC113742336 gene encoding gibberellin 3-beta-dioxygenase 1-like, which codes for MPSRASDSMRAQPLYFHHKQLDLSRVKKLPDSHAWTTAPPKDDYPRGELLNVETVPVVDLAGKNAQDLLGHACKTWGVFQVKNHGISKNLLEEIESAGKGLFSLPMHQKLKAARSPEGVSGYGVARISSFFPKLMWSEGFTIVGSPLEHARQLWPHDYHEFCTVIKEYEKEMKKLAGKLMWLILGSLGITEEAVKWASPQGAFEGGNAAIQLNSYPACPEPDRAMGLAAHTDSTILTILHQNNTSGLQVLRDGGAGWVTVPPLPGALVVNIGDLLHILSNGLYPSVLHRAVVNRTRHRFSVAYLYGPPSGVTISPLQKLVDQGRPPLYRPVTWTEYLGTKAKHFDKALSLVRVCAPLNGFGDANDHQSVTVG